From the genome of Acidobacteriota bacterium, one region includes:
- a CDS encoding glycosyltransferase family 1 protein has protein sequence MTPPNPTIALDATYAADPQPTGIGIYSAQLIAALGAMIRSQERNAHRVVLGFRPGPFVRHAWRQNWPPEFRIAPLMDQWITLPRADLFHGLNQRLPERSYARTVVTLHERYPSVSDEYSTTAFRSHMGGRIESALTRADRIIAVSRAVQDHLAEHRPRLAKKIRVVHHGVAVAEKVTDAERTAILSHRLCIAPGEPFFLNVGAVQIRKNLKNLIMALKPLKDIRLVVVGADGFGAPEIREFVQRENLSGRVQFAGHMQPEELNVLYASATALVFPSLEEAFGMPILEAMRCGCPVITSNVAAMPEVAGDAALLIDPHNVEQLSAAMQRVISDQSLAASLRQQGLRRAALFSWEKCARETWAVYEELLATQENMDRV, from the coding sequence TTGACTCCTCCAAACCCCACCATCGCGCTTGACGCCACCTATGCCGCCGACCCACAGCCGACCGGCATCGGCATCTACTCGGCGCAACTGATCGCCGCCCTCGGCGCCATGATTCGATCACAGGAGCGGAACGCTCATCGCGTGGTGCTCGGCTTCCGACCGGGCCCATTTGTGCGCCACGCATGGCGGCAGAATTGGCCACCGGAATTTCGCATCGCCCCGCTGATGGACCAGTGGATTACACTCCCCCGCGCCGATCTCTTCCACGGCCTCAATCAGCGCCTTCCGGAGCGAAGTTATGCGCGGACCGTGGTTACTCTGCACGAGCGATACCCGTCCGTCTCCGACGAATACTCCACCACCGCGTTCCGTTCCCACATGGGCGGGCGCATTGAGAGCGCGCTCACCAGGGCGGATCGCATCATCGCGGTTTCCCGCGCGGTGCAGGATCATCTCGCCGAGCACCGCCCACGGCTGGCCAAGAAAATTCGAGTGGTCCATCACGGCGTCGCTGTCGCGGAGAAGGTAACGGACGCGGAGAGGACGGCGATCCTGTCGCACCGCCTCTGTATCGCGCCCGGCGAACCATTTTTCTTGAATGTCGGCGCCGTGCAGATTCGCAAGAACCTCAAGAATCTGATTATGGCCTTGAAGCCGCTCAAGGATATTCGGTTGGTGGTGGTTGGCGCAGACGGGTTTGGAGCGCCGGAGATCAGAGAATTTGTCCAGCGGGAGAATCTGTCTGGCCGCGTTCAGTTCGCGGGACACATGCAGCCAGAGGAGTTAAACGTACTCTATGCGAGCGCCACGGCGTTGGTCTTCCCTTCGCTCGAAGAGGCTTTCGGTATGCCCATTCTGGAAGCCATGCGCTGTGGTTGTCCGGTGATTACTTCCAACGTCGCGGCGATGCCGGAAGTCGCCGGAGACGCCGCATTGCTGATTGACCCACACAATGTTGAGCAACTTAGCGCGGCCATGCAGCGCGTAATATCCGACCAATCGCTCGCCGCCAGCCTGCGCCAACAAGGCCTGCGCCGCGCCGCCCTGTTTTCCTGGGAGAAATGCGCGCGTGAAACCTGGGCGGTGTATGAAGAGTTGCTGGCTACACAGGAGAATATGGATAGAGTCTGA
- a CDS encoding sigma-54-dependent Fis family transcriptional regulator → MTIVQHSQIPAANSQNPRPGFPTAPISVLIVDDQELVRKHCQRVVESLGFSAPQAGTAGAALDVIERQTVDIVLADLKLPGMSGIELLEVLKRRNPRIEVVIMTGYSSVSSAVQAMKLGAADYIVKPFGSEELGQLLRKLSEKQQLGDENLSLREQLRSQHALGKLIGQSQPMQQIFKMIQRAAPSHASVLILGESGTGKELVARSIHDAGPAPNKPFTPVDCGALVPTLIESELFGYVRGAFTGANTNKPGLLEAARDGTLFLDEIGELPIELQTRLLRVIQEKEFRPIGGTRRFPFDARIIAATNRDIEAAVRSGAFRKDLYFRLNVVTIALPPLRERKGDIPLLCEQMIQKLSSRPGAQPARSPWSLSSAALDRLLAYSWPGNVRELENVLERAMTLGSGPMIDLADLPANVRSPLGLGLGLADDSGRVVPLEQLEKSAILRALTEADGDKILAARMLGIGKTTLYRKLRQYGAAV, encoded by the coding sequence TGTCGATGATCAAGAGTTGGTGCGCAAACACTGTCAGCGAGTGGTCGAGTCGCTTGGTTTCAGCGCGCCGCAGGCAGGCACAGCGGGAGCGGCGCTCGACGTGATCGAGCGGCAGACGGTGGATATTGTGCTCGCCGATCTGAAGCTGCCGGGCATGAGCGGCATCGAATTGCTGGAGGTCCTCAAGCGGCGTAATCCGCGCATTGAAGTGGTCATCATGACCGGCTACTCCAGCGTGTCCTCGGCCGTGCAGGCCATGAAGCTGGGCGCCGCCGATTACATCGTCAAGCCCTTTGGCTCCGAGGAGCTGGGGCAATTGCTGCGCAAACTCTCTGAAAAACAGCAACTAGGCGATGAGAATCTTTCGTTGCGGGAACAATTGCGCAGCCAGCACGCCTTGGGCAAACTCATCGGCCAATCGCAGCCCATGCAGCAGATATTCAAAATGATTCAGCGAGCCGCGCCGAGCCACGCCTCCGTCCTGATCCTCGGCGAGAGCGGCACGGGCAAGGAGCTGGTCGCCCGCTCGATCCATGATGCCGGCCCGGCGCCCAACAAGCCGTTCACGCCGGTCGATTGCGGAGCACTGGTCCCTACGCTGATCGAGAGCGAACTGTTTGGATACGTGCGGGGAGCCTTCACCGGCGCCAACACCAACAAGCCCGGACTGCTGGAGGCGGCGCGCGACGGCACGCTTTTTCTCGACGAAATCGGCGAACTGCCCATCGAGTTGCAGACGCGCCTGCTGCGCGTGATTCAGGAGAAGGAGTTCCGTCCCATCGGCGGCACGCGCCGCTTCCCCTTTGACGCGCGCATCATAGCCGCCACCAACCGCGACATCGAAGCTGCCGTCCGCAGCGGAGCGTTTCGCAAGGATCTTTATTTCCGGCTGAATGTGGTCACCATCGCGCTGCCGCCACTGCGCGAGCGCAAAGGCGATATCCCGCTGCTGTGCGAGCAGATGATTCAAAAACTTTCTTCACGGCCCGGCGCCCAACCCGCTCGTTCTCCGTGGAGTCTTTCTTCTGCCGCGCTCGACCGTTTGCTGGCCTATAGCTGGCCGGGCAATGTTCGGGAACTTGAGAACGTCCTGGAACGCGCCATGACGCTCGGCTCTGGCCCGATGATTGATCTCGCGGACTTGCCTGCCAATGTCCGCTCGCCCCTAGGCTTGGGCCTGGGCCTGGCGGATGATTCTGGTCGGGTAGTTCCGCTGGAGCAACTGGAGAAGAGCGCCATTCTGCGCGCGCTCACCGAGGCGGATGGCGACAAGATACTCGCCGCGCGCATGCTCGGCATCGGCAAGACTACGCTCTATCGCAAGTTGCGCCAGTACGGCGCAGCCGTATAA